The region AGAACGAAAAAGACTTTGGAGCTAAAAACGTTGGTATTGTTGTCATTGATCCAAAAACTGGTCAAATTTTATCTATGATTGGATCTCGCGACTACTTTGACACAACAAATGACGGTAACTTTAATGTCACTACCGCCAAAAGACAACCTGGTTCAACCTTTAAACCTTTCGTTTACGCTACAGCTTTTATGAAAGGCTACACTCCGGAAACTGTTTTGTTTGATGTGCCAACTGAATTCAACACAAATTGTTCAGCTGACGTTAATTTAAATACCAATAATACTGCCTGTTATTCACCACAAAACTATGATGAATCTTATGTTGGTCCAATTACTCTTCGTAAGGCCTTAGGTAACTCTAGAAACGTTCCTGCAGTTAAATTATTATATTTAGCAGGTTTAAGCGACTCTATTAAAACCGCCCAAAATATGGGTATCACCACCTTAACCGATCCAAAACGCTATGGTTTGAGTTTGGTTTTGGGAGGTGGTGAAGTAACTTTACTAGAAATGACTGGGGCTTATAGTGCTTTTGCTAATGATGGGGTTAAAAATAAAACTGAATCTATTACTCAAATTATTGATCCTCAAGGTACTATTATTAAAGAATACAAACCTAACCCTAAACAAGTTATCCCAGCCAATGTCGCTCGTTTGATTTCTAATATCTTAAAAGATAATGACGCTAGACAACCTGTTTTTAGCGCCAACTCTGCTCTTAATGTTCCCAACTACGACGTTGCTGTTAAAACAGGTACCACCAACAATTACCGTGATGCTTGGATAATTGGTTACACCCCTAGTATTACTATTGGGGCTTGGGCTGGTAATAATGACAACACCCCTATGGATAAAAAAGTAGCCGGTTTAATTGTGGCTCCTTTATGGAATGAATTCATGCGTGGTTATTTATCTAATAAGCCAAATGAGTTATTTAATAGCCCTGATCCTATTGCAACCAACATAAAACCAACCTTGAGGGGTATTTGGCAAGGTGGTGAATCTTATATTATTGATAGTAGTACAGGTAAACCAGCCACTAATTCTACTCCTGATAACAACCGTAGTGAAAGAGTAATAAGAAGTGTCCACGATATATTGTATTGGGTTGATAAAAACGACCCATTAGGAACAAGACCAACTAATCCCTATAATGACCCTCAATTTAAGCTCTGGGAGCCTCCAGTAAGGGCTTGGGCGGCCGCTAGGGGCTTAGTTGATGAGTTGGGTGTATCTATCCCTAATACCCCAGGAATCTTTACTCCAGGGGTTGGCTCTGGTGTAAAAATAATCAATATAAAAAATGAACCTT is a window of Candidatus Vogelbacteria bacterium DNA encoding:
- a CDS encoding PBP1A family penicillin-binding protein — its product is MTSIKKYFSIKKILIKLGLVAVIFFFATSGSATLWAMTLQIPDFDSFFKERSLTQSTKIYDRTGKVLLYDVFGNARRTTVALTDISPYAQKATIAIEDADFYNHGAIKLSSIARAFLVNVSSGDIRQGGSTLTQQVIKNTLLTQDKKISRKIKEVILSVKLEQTMSKNDILALYLNESPYGGTIYGIEEAAQSFFGKKSKDLTLAEAAYLASLPQSPTYLSPYGKNKDRLDARKNLTLKKMSDFGWITKDEYNQALNEKVVFLPPEGNGIKAPHFVFYVIDQLEKEYSEETLKNNGFKVITTLDWELQKKAEELVDKYATKNEKDFGAKNVGIVVIDPKTGQILSMIGSRDYFDTTNDGNFNVTTAKRQPGSTFKPFVYATAFMKGYTPETVLFDVPTEFNTNCSADVNLNTNNTACYSPQNYDESYVGPITLRKALGNSRNVPAVKLLYLAGLSDSIKTAQNMGITTLTDPKRYGLSLVLGGGEVTLLEMTGAYSAFANDGVKNKTESITQIIDPQGTIIKEYKPNPKQVIPANVARLISNILKDNDARQPVFSANSALNVPNYDVAVKTGTTNNYRDAWIIGYTPSITIGAWAGNNDNTPMDKKVAGLIVAPLWNEFMRGYLSNKPNELFNSPDPIATNIKPTLRGIWQGGESYIIDSSTGKPATNSTPDNNRSERVIRSVHDILYWVDKNDPLGTRPTNPYNDPQFKLWEPPVRAWAAARGLVDELGVSIPNTPGIFTPGVGSGVKIINIKNEPYNLTDTVTVKLDTQSNISQADFFINNIYLASVTKNPFTYSFIPKDLEGVENSNEIKVVTYDINRNRSEAKAILLVNESSQ